The genome window CTCTCACCGTACCATAATCAACTGACATCTCAAAGCAAACAAATTGTTGAACTACAAGCATGTCTCTATCAGCTAAATCATATTTAAGTATACAAGTTGAGACCGATAACATTTTCCTATCTGATAATTCTACTAATCGACGGTACCTTAAAAGGGCCAATGTCATGTCATCACCTAACATTAGGTAGATAGAGGACAATCAGGAGTTAGGACATCACATTTCTATGTAATGTCTTACCATCCCCCAAAACACATGTAATGTCCCTACTATAAAGTATATTTGGCGATATTTAGCAATAATACCCGTAGCATTGCGACCAGAAAGCTAAAGAACTCTTATCAAACAAACTAATGTTTTCATAAATTATCATTAGAGTGCTATTAGAGGTTTACACATACATAGCATGTCTAATGTGTTTGTATAAATGAGCCTGAAAGTCGAAATCTTTGAGCAAAAGCACAGGTATAAAATggacaaaattttgtatttgacACTTCAAAAGTTGAACAGATGATGAACACTAGCATATTTAGATAGCAAAAAAGGATAAAGGAACCTTATTCTCTCCCACAAGCCAAATTAGCTATTACAGTTCCGCGACTACTTCAGGATCTACCTTACTTGAGCTGCGAAGCTTTCGATAACATTGCCGGGCATATTTACTGCATCAAACAGATGGATATGTATATACAGGATGGAAAATCTGTTCACCAAGAGCATAAATGTGAGAAACTATTACATGTAAATTGGTGAAAACAAAACATCTACAACATAAAATTGAGTGATATGAACTATGAAGAATTAGAAAAGTGACACAACAAGTCGTTGTAGTATAGTGGTAAGTATTCCCGCCTGTCACGCGGGTGACCCGGGTTcgatccccggcagcggcgcatTTTTTTGTGAAAAGATTTTTAAAACCTCTGGAATGtcttcttttttataaaaagatgaACAGATGTCTGTCCAAaagttttttcttttcctttgttTTGCTGATACAGAAAAAACTATGATGAATCTTAAAAGCTGAATATGCATAGCAATATAGATTTACAAATTTCAAGTAATCAATCAATAGTTTGGACTGAACTAATAATGATGAAAGCAGTTTTATCAACAAACTCATCGTACCAGCTTAAAAGATGGTATTAACTTAAGAGAATACCCATCTTTGCTTATAGGCGTCTTGAATATCCCGAACCTCCGCATTTTTTGCAGAATATTAGTCCTGCAAAGTGACAAGACTACAGATTACACAAGTTTAATTAAAGACGCCAGATTGCTTTAGTAGAAAACGTCGATTTAGTATGTTTAAGTTTAGGCAGTGCActatagcaaaaaaaaaaaaaaaaagaggctgTGCAAGCATAGCTTTTGTAGGATGTATAAAATTAAGTGTTATTTTGGTTTGTTTCTTGGTTTTAAGAACATAAATCAAGAAAAATTCTCATCATCCCTATATGTAATTCTTTCTATTTCTATGAACTTCTCAAATGAAATAACAAGCAAACAGTGTCCCCTTGCATACTTTACATTCACTTATTAATGACTCTGAAGAAGAAACAGTAAGGCCAAGGTTCCAATCTCACAAAACGTGAAGGGTTTGACACCTCAAGTGGTTCAGTGTCAAATGTACACGGTCAACAGTCATGTCAATCGAGTGATCATAAAGGAATATGATAAAGTCAACAGATAAATTAAGTAAATCCGCTCTCTGCTATTTAGCATAGTAAATCTAGAAAGATGCTATTCCAGTCTAAGTGCACAAATGATACTTTAGATGTTGCTTCGCCAAGGACTATTCTTGGAGTCCTGATGGCCTTAAACTAAATATGAGACCATTGAATATGGAGCAGAACGAGAACGAGACTCACTGACACATTTTTTTCCTTGCTAACCAAACGAGGTCCACTAATTTCTATAGAAATGGTAGAATGAACTATGTTCAGATGCATATCACACATATGCATTGATGAAGTTTTAATCCAGCATCTACAGTTACAAAGAACCTAGGGTCATCATTTCTTTTTGCATGCTACCAGTAGAGATTATAATTATTCGTGTCTGTGTGCTTGGCATGTGCTAGagtataatagtataataatccTGGTTAAAAAAAGCCTTTCCCTAACACCTTAGAGTTTTAAAAGAACTAGTCACTTAACATAGTACAGATCTAAATGCCAAAAATACCTGCTCCCTTGCACACCTTACAATCAACCAATCCTGTCTCAATCTTCATCTTGCCATCACTACAGAAGACGCATTTGGTGCCACCTGTAAATCGACATGGAAGAATCCTAATACTTAATAGCTTGTTATTATCTTTGTTGAATCTGAAGTGCACACAATTCATCCACACTACTTTACGGATTACTTCTCTTCTAAATTTTAACGAAATCTATTGTCAATTATCAATTAATAGTAACTTATGAAATCTAGGTTCTTTTTATAAGCTCCTCTTTTGCAGTCAATTAAAATTTTCCCTGGAAGCAGACAAGTAAGAATAGAACCTAAATTAAGAGTCCCTTTGATCCTTAATTTCGAATGAGGCAGTGCTAAGTACTCCACTttccaattcaaacaagttTAGTAACCCGCTGATCATATGCAATCCTAACGAATACAAATTGTACAGTTTTGTGTATAGCTATCACCAAGCACATTCAATTTATAACAAATTTCATTTCCCTTCAAATTGATACAGTATGAAATACCATACATCATTAATATTATGCTACCATCTTAactagaaatttaaaaaattaagtttagTATGAACAAGTAGCCTAAAGATAGCAAATACATTAACAACCAAAAGAATAAGACTTGAGCACTAAACATGTTCtgattttaaaggattttttaggatttttttttaattcatagaATCCAGGTGGACTGaacttggattaaaaaaaatgtatccaaatcttgaggtattcgataggattttaaattatgctacaaaattcgGTGGtgttcaattaagattttaattatgcttaaaaatatgatgatattcaattgtgattatttaaaatccattaaattctgatggtattcaaatgttggtgaatttttttggacttcataaaTTGACAGATTTTGTGGGATTGTTCggtgtattttatgttttttgaaatcccataaTTATCTATTGGATTtagaagcattgtgcttaaattctAGAAACTGTATATCAACTGTCCGACGTTTTATGTAATCCGCCTAAAATCAAAGTCAGATACTAATCATATATAATCCATCAAAATTTCAGTTGAATTAAATCATCAAATAGTCATCAACATTTTCtaataaaatcatgaaaatGTGCAAAACTCAAAGGGCAAAGAAAAAGATTACCATTGCCAGCACATCTCTCACAAGGAACAGGATCACCCTAATAAAAAAACATCACAAAACACatactttaaaaataaaaaaatcatagttAGTACTATGATAAGTTAAATACTATCATACATGGCTCAATGTCCGGCACTAAACACTTTTTGGGAACTCTAGCATTTCTCGCAAAAACGAATATAAAAACCATACCTTgagaccaagaaaaagagagagagaaatggCAACAAGTACACTAATAGTAACGAGAAAAGTTTGTGTGTCCAAAGGGCTGTTGTCAAACGGAGTGAAGAGCAAAATGGGAAGGTGTAGTTGAGGTGGTAGCTGAAGTTTAGTTGAGGAAGCTACGGAAATGAGAGGGAACTCTAATGGGGtttgagagaggagagagaagtgAATGGTGGAGGGAGAGGGGAGAGAGATAGGAGGAGAGAGAGTGTGTATAAATTGGAGAGATGAGTGAGAAAGTGTAGTTGTAGTAGCCATGGATATTACAGATAGAGTTGTGTGAATTGTGGAGCTTATGTATTTTCCTATATATTCGCGATAGAACAAAGTGCTTCCTAGATTCCTATCCTTGGTTTGACTTGACATTTGACTTTTATcgaattgatattttatttaattaacgattatagatttttaaaaatatccacATCAACTATTTtttctccttctctctctcaaaaccctagcctccctAATCTCCGTTGAAGATTTTtgaaggggcttccatcggttttcaccggtggaaagccccaattcCTTGTTTTCTGTGTTCTTGGTTTGAAATCTTATTTCctattcaataagttcccaatttatttgggttttgtttgtctctccttcttgtgagagttggtttgttttgtttcggtgtgttttgatgttcttcatgaccgaggttatagatcggcatgattttcatgggtttgattcagatttgaaggttattatgggatcgcatctatggtcgattgttcagaaaccaatcagatggaaacaagtgtgtatattcaaatcatcttcaaatcgctcggttgcctctccaagaagaaaggattcaacagcgatattattcagcgtctgtccaatttcgattgtgtttgtagatgccgtatggcttttaattaatgaattgattcctttttatcaaaaaaaaattaacgattataaattttttggaaaagttgaacatatttttaagatttaaattatattttcggtTGAATACAATTTCTATATCCTATTGACTATGTTTCATTTCAGTTGAATTTTTAACACAATATCTATAACTTTTATtggtattatattattattttttgactaATATGATTTATAATCTTCTCGAGATAAGCCAGAGTTAAATAAGAGGATAAACTCAAGATCTTATTTGACCTAACATTTGATTTTTATTGAATtggtattttatttaattaactttCGATGTAAttaatgattataatttttggaaaaagtTAAACATATGTTTAagattcaaataatatttttggttgaatACAATTTGTAATTCCTATTCTCTTGACCATGTTCTATTTGAgttgaatttttaatattatattatgtttttgactaatatgacttctttttttttttttaacgtaggaacccgcagccacTACCCTTCGAGagcctgtgaccaagaggatacatgtcctctctttaaccagctgaaccaactcttataatttaaatatttgttctACGATATTCTTAAGGTGAGCTAGAGTCAAATCCAGAACTagattaacaaaaaataaaaacttaatcaCTTAAAATATCCAATCGTACTCATTAATAttgtattattaattgttttagttAAGAGTTCATGTTTGAGATGTTGCAATCACACAACCATGcgcattatttttttaatatttaccgTTCCTTTGCTATTCTCATATcttatttaaaagtaaaatattGAATTCGTAGAAAATATGCTAGTCAAAATAACACatataaaactaaaacagaGTGAGCAATTgtttattaatatacaaattaaaaattgttctttcatcatttaaaataaaactaacaattTTAGTTTAATGTACATTTCtaaactttttttgaaaattatacgTAGAAGATCAATTTAAGccaaaaaaagttaaataacaaaaaaaatctatataattcttaaagcaTGAGTCATTTTTTAAGGCTGGTTTAGTAATTTCACATTctcttggatcaacccattaagCTCCGGATCGACCCAGCATCTTCcttattcaaattaacactATACTTTCAAATTTCGGATATTCATGTAACCCGACCCAGATAATGTTGGATCTCATAGTATCTTCCAACCATATGAGAGTTTGAAAAATGCATTAAATTCGGTTCCTCCAATCATGGCACTCATTACTACGTCTGattgatttcaaattcaaacatgatagttaatcataacaaatccatGCTTAATTATCTTAATCAATCTCTTCCTCCTCCATTATGCTCTatgctattttttttatttgaaatttaaaattcgaaattcttaTAATCTGCTTGCATCTGTAATCATTTGATCGTTTTTTCTCTCTCGATTTGCAGAGTGTTTGGtactaacattttttttatattgtagtgATAACGGTGGTCGTGTTTTTTTAGCATGAAGACGGATTCAACATCGTCAACAAGTTTTGAAATCATTTCTATGGTAGGTCATGTTGTAGTATCGAAATCCTCGATTATAAtcgtaaaattttgtttctgcATGTGCGAAAAGGAAAGGATGTGGTTCAAGTGTTGAAACAATTTTCAAGAATCAAAAGAAAGCACATGCACCAGGTATTTGATAATTTGTTCGATGACATCCATGGTTTGGTATCAAAGGATTGTGGAAGGAAACCAAATGTTAAAAAAAGTTAGTGTTCTTACTGATTTTATCAAGAATGAACACAAATCCATTTTTAACGCCTTTGATCACGACATCAGTTTAAGAATCCTGGTTTTCAAACTAGAAGAGCGGTATATGCTGTTCTTTTTGGCGTTTTTTTGAATCTTATGGTTTCTACTGGCTCCACCCGCGTCTTATGGCTTTTCAACCGTGTCTCCGATCTCGGACGGATTCTGAAGCAGTGTTACTTTTCCTGGCTCCAATCTCGAACGGGTTCTGAAGTTTGTTGTTTGAACGCTGCAGGTATCGTGATCAATACATGATTTTGTATATAGcgtgtttgataatttgctaCAGAGAAAAGCTGAGAGATATGTCCTCAcgatttctattgatttcaatttccaGGAATTTGAAAAAAGATCTAATGAAAACCCGATGAAAGTATACGATCGACCTACACATATGGGATTGTCACTTAACATTGGTCTATGTTCTCCTTTTTGTATTCCTGTTCcagtttttgagtttttttatattgtatagatgacattataatttgtaaatttttttaacattatttttgcataatttcccttcgtattgatagtgattatgatgcatATATATTCACCAGCACTGTATTTATTGAGACtttttttgttattgagttTTCCTTGCAGCTGCTGAATGGAGATGATTCATCCATGCCACTGTCGGATGCTCatcgtgtgaagatttatattcacttttcctcAACATCTGCTTTATTGATCTTGAGTTTACTTCTTATCGTGTGTAATTGTTTTTTGACAAGAGCCACGgagaatgaatatgacgcaatttccgtccagatacatgaatctagcctgctataaATCATATGTAAATAGGAAAAAGTAGTcataatataattgattttcaatgatttttgcatttattattacaatccttttttgtataatatgcaGTGGTTTCtatattcactatattcaattttcaaatctagattttttgttataatttcaaattaaaagagtcttttttcactccacaattttagctcttgacaagaaagtttttatatattagatttttatatattcagaTACATAGATCTAGACTAttatagctcatatgcaaataaggaagtcaaactttatttgatttccactgattttgaaattaattactaaaaggctttttcatttaatttttgtcgtttccatgttcattatattaaattttaaaatcaagactttttgtcaTAATTTCTAATTAATAGAGTATTTTTTCACTCCATAATCTTAGCTATTGATAgcgaagtttttatatattcgattttttaaattttttggatgCATGGGTcccatatgtaaataaggaaaaataatcaaagtttatttgatttaactgattttggccgttattattataatcctttattgtataatatatactgaattccaaattaaatacatttaattttcaaatcaagacttttgttATAATTCCTAATCAGGGAACAC of Daucus carota subsp. sativus chromosome 3, DH1 v3.0, whole genome shotgun sequence contains these proteins:
- the LOC108210778 gene encoding protein BUNDLE SHEATH DEFECTIVE 2, chloroplastic, producing MATTTTLSHSSLQFIHTLSPPISLPSPSTIHFSLLSQTPLEFPLISVASSTKLQLPPQLHLPILLFTPFDNSPLDTQTFLVTISVLVAISLSLFLGLKGDPVPCERCAGNGGTKCVFCSDGKMKIETGLVDCKVCKGAGLIFCKKCGGSGYSRRL